From a region of the Impatiens glandulifera chromosome 4, dImpGla2.1, whole genome shotgun sequence genome:
- the LOC124936150 gene encoding protein SICKLE-like has product MDESVKRRERLKAMRSEASSSLGDDGVPLHDIANSASPSALCNPLLNPTSTQQIHEDSNSNSNSSSRFDYYTDPLSAFSSTKRSKQDSQISFAPPPRPSPPYMPPSGPPYSPNFGMPQMRGPFFPPPQQQQYGIPPGMRSPYQGGTPGYHHGPMNPVRGNSFSPYPVQGRGPWNNRIPFSGTGYRGNRPSPNMGRGQGRYGNFVRPGGGRGGWTGPGNQSAEVAPGLYFEKSSVDDPWKMLTPITWKGGKGLTPITWKGGKGLIMESPRISMVKKNETTSTGPSLAELLAETFKEAAADDKETSKD; this is encoded by the exons ATGGATGAATCTGTGAAGAGAAGGGAGAGATTGAAAGCAATGCGATCAGAAGCATCATCGTCACTAGGTGATGATGGAGTGCCACTTCATGATATTGCGAATTCTGCATCACCTTCTGCGCTTTGTAATCCTTTGCTCAATCCAACATCAACTCAACAAATTCATGAAgactcaaattcaaattcaaattcatccTCAAGATTTGATTATTACACAGATCCCTTGTCAGCTTTCTCTAGCACCAAGAGGAGCAAACAGGATTCACAAATCTCTTTCGCCCCTCCTCCAC GGCCATCTCCTCCTTATATGCCCCCTTCTGGACCACCATATTCTCCTAATTTCGGAATGCCACAAATGCGTGGCCCTTTCTTTCCTCCTCCTCAACAACAGCAATATGGTATTCCACCTGGAATGAGGAGCCCTTATCAAGGAGGAACTCCTGGCTATCACCACGGTCCTATGAATCCTGTAAGAGGCAATTCATTTAGTCCCTATCCTGTTCAAGGCAGAGGGCCATGGAATAATCGTATTCCATTCTCTGGGACGGGCTACAGGGGAAACCGTCCCTCGCCAAATATGGGGAGAGGACAGGGTCGTTATGGTAATTTTGTACGACCTGGTGGAGGACGCGGCGGTTGGACAGGACCGGGTAATCAGTCTGCTGAGGTGGCACCTGGTCTTTACTTTGAGAAGTCATCGGTTGATGATCCGTGGAAGATGTTGACGCCCATTACATGGAAAGGAGGGAAAGGTTTAACGCCCATTACATGGAAAGGAGGGAAAGGTTTAATAATGGAGAGCCCGAGGATTTCCATGGTGAAGAAGAATGAGACTACTTCGACTGGACCGAGTTTGGCTGAATTGTTGGCCGAAACATTCAAGGAAGCTGCTGCTGACGATAAAGAAACTTCCAAGGATTGA